The sequence TTGTACTCTAAAGTACTGCATTGCAATGCTTTGGAAAATTACCACTACTGGAAAATTTAAAGTATGATGCTACCGTTTACACTCTTAAAAGTACAATATAAAGGCACCTGTATGCAATGGCGTAGCTAGGGGGTTGTGTATATcttgatttttgcttttgcaactaaatagataaattaacTAAACGTTGCGAGAGTGGATATTAATTTAACAGTTAATGtccaagtttaaaaatataattttatggtagctaaataaattaaaccccGAAAAACGCTGTGCGTATCTGCCTGTTTATATTGGTTACAGCGCTCTCAGCAGCACACCTATAAGCATCCAATATGGAAGTCTGCAGTTGGCGGGTCGAGTTCCATATGGGTGCGTTCACGGGGATCACTCTGAGCCGAGTCTGCACTgcatgatctccgtgaacgcctGTCTGTGGTCGAAACCACACTGCACCGCACAATACTTGCAAACGGAAGTTACGTTGTTATATAGGAGACAATTAGCAAGTCACTAGTGAAGTTTTTAAACATGGTGGAAGCCTGGTATATGGACGATTCTTCCGAGGACCAGAGAACTCCACATAGACTGGAGCCAAACAAGTCCGTTTCTTTGCAAGAATTAGAAAAACTTGGGGTTTCGTATTGGAAGGTGAGGTTTTTAGGttgtgcgttaaaaaaaaaaaaaagtataactcCATGTAAGCTACATTGAAAAAAGATCaaaacagtatgtatgtatgtattgacTAGAATGACAGGCTGTTAACAATAAAAACGTTACATCTCTGGAGAATGCTAACTTaactagggctgcaacgaaggctACATTTTGACCTACGAAGGTTCGGAACACTTTACAGAAGGAAGGTTCGTAGGTTCGATGGTACTGATTTGCTTAATTTAGTTGTGACGTCaacatagctacttgtttatatttgtttgaaaatcgtattttacaggtaagccatataCACGTAATAAACcattcatatgtagtttaaaattacattatatagaacagtaatccatgtttttataatttaaaaaaatacacgttgtttatttacacgtaattgttGCTGCTTgcgagtaagcttgcattgcagcagcacgaAATGCAGTGGACTCAGGCAAAACAAAATTtaagtcaccgttccaagcaggttatcagtcacagtcatattttactattactacgactactattaataataataataataataataataaataacaacatgaGCAGATTCTAGTGACCCCAGAGGTTGAATGTGCGTCCATGATAAATCatcagtcgcttgcacagtttgccttcaactttcttttttggtcgtctgggcatttaacaaaaaacatcccaaacagcagaggggtttcgagacattgcTTTCAATACAGTTTACCCTGTacagcgctttgctgtcgagatgttGAATGAAGAAATCTGCCTCTGGTTAACCGAcagacggtgctcagttttcgaaattaacattattagtgttagtgtatattttcaaacatattctaccatagcacttctcttacactatcttgtacactaggtattcatcttttacatttttatgccTTCAACTAGAACGAGATAACGCTGCATTGTTTGTATTCAGGTGGTTGTCCAGACTTGCCGACAAAAATCAAAATGCTCCATATAACCTCTACCAGTAACTTGGTAACATACCTTCCATAGGATAAGTACAATAGAGGTGATTGTAGGTGGTAGGCAACATTTGAAATGGTTGTTTCAAACTGAGTAGAACAATAgttgacatttaaaaaaggtgcagttgtttgttactagttttgtaaagcCCCTGCTAGTCACAAGAAGCACTTCAATCTTAATGTTTTCTATCATTCCAGTTAGATGCTGACAATTACAAGACGGACCCAAAACTGGCAAAGATACGTGAAGAGAGAGGCTATTCCTATGAGGATATAATAGCAATACACAAGGACACCCTCCCAAATTATGAAGAAAAGGTATagcaaaaaacaatacaacagttGCATAGAAATGAACAAGAGACCACTTGCAGGTTGGGATAAGGCACCTTTTTTCCTCTGTTTGTCTTGTAGTTAAAAATCTTTTACACGGAACACCTGCACACGGATGATGAAATCAGATACATTTTGGATGGAAGTGGCTACTTCGATGTGAGGGCCAAAGATGAGAAGTGGATCCGAATTGCCATGGAGAAGGGGGATATGATAACTCTGCCTGCTGGAATCTACCACCGCTTCACACTGGATCAAAATGTGAGTTCAGATTTCCGCAGAAACCCAACGCAggcaatacatttaatttaatataatttttattttggtatGGGTTATTTTACAACAAAGGGCTGGGCAGTGTCATTTTATGGCAATTACAGAGGAGCCATGCTTTTAGATGTCACACATACCATgaattaaatgtgcatttaaaaagggtgtttaaaaggactttgtaagattttagaaattatattacagaaacattccagTTTTACTTCATCTGGTTTTACAGaggattctgtttatttttttttgtttgttatttttaaatctgaggACAGTCCTGTTAATTGTCATCCCCTTTATTTCAGAATCGTACCCTAAAATAAATGGTATACTGTAGTTCCAACTGATTATTAACTTGGCATtacattttcttcttgttttttagaACTACACAAAAGCAATGAGATTCTTTGTTGGGGAACCTGTTTGGACAGCACACAACCGTCCAGCTGATCATTTTGACTGTCGGAAGGAGTATCTTAATAAAATTGCCACTGTTGTGGCCCCTTAGCATATGCTACTGCCTTCTTAGTATTCACGATAACCTTAAAATTAAAGCAGGTTGCATTGGTCAGAATATATATGAAGCTTTATTAAATCTCGTTTTAATATTTGTCTTGTGAATGGTTAAAACACTATCCCGTGACACTGTAGTCTGTACTATAACTGCTGAAGTTCTTAAAGTGAGTGTTTATAGGCGTGGAAGTTTAACACAGCAGAGCGTACCTGCTTAATATTCCTGTTACTTTGATTCATTTCTTTAGGCTTTATATGTCATTTTATCATTAAAAGGATTTTAAGAATCTCTCctcataaaatataaacaatacaccTCTGGATTAATCATGGCAGTGTGTGTCATAGCATAACGTTTTGCTGACCGCAAGGAGAGgttgtgttgttttattcattgGTTTGTTCCACCACTGACATCTGatcaaaccatttttaaacttaaacttaGTCAGCAGGTGGCACTCAGCAAACCGGTTCAAAAAACATCGCGGAGCCAGCAGATACGCCAATATCAAAGGGTGGAGAATAGATACCTTAGGTATGGAGACACAACTCTGGACCTTTTAGTGGATGCGGAGACTGCTAATCTGAGCTGAGTATGTAGTCTATTGACATCTTccagagttatatatatatatatatatattttttttaaataaaatgccagCCTTCCAGCAATACAAATCCTGTCATgcactagtgtttttttttttttttttttttttactataaaccTAATCTCGTACATATTTGTAAACTATAATATATGCTGTAAACTACTAGGTTTAAATGATATAatgtctctttaaaaataaagttgaaaTACTGCCTCCTTGTGGTTCTGATTCATCCAGTATGATGGGAGATATGTATACATATCAGTACAGGACAACTTGTATACTGTTGTTCATTTTAGAACTAAAGCTGCCTTTACATACTTtaacaatgacattttatttctggggtaaaaatgtattgtaaatagaCTTAAAATTTACATCTTTTTTCCTTGGAGACGAGCTGGGGGAACTTGTCGCTTCACATTTTGTGGTGAGGAGATCATAGTTCCTCTTACACAGTACATACTTGTAAGTTCAtcacaatatttgttttgcaGTCAATTTTGAATAGTATGACTGTGGGTATATAGATGGTTTAGGGCACTTCAGAGGATGCAGCATTGATGCACAACTACGTGTTTGTTTTGTAGACTAAGtgttgagaatttttttttactatattgtGGCTCTATTcaagttttaataataaagtagtgTATTTGAACATAGTTGTCTTAATCATTTGTAGGTAAGAAATAATATTGATTACGTATGTGGCAATGAGTTTCAGCGGCATTTATCATTCACTTTCACATCAGTTAACTTGCTCATGTTTCAATATCAGTTCTAGTCTGAGATCCCATCTCTATAACCAGAAGTACCAGTAGATCAAAGTGttcttcattttctttgcagCTGTATAGTTTTACAAGCCCTGCGTTTGTTCCAAGTGAGTTTTGGTGTAGTAGATCTGGCAATGTAACGACTGCTGGGGGGTGCTCTCCAGGATACTCTATCCATGTTTAACCTGATTTAGTGTAAAATCCTCCCTTTAATTGCATTGGAAAGACCTCACACATCAACTAAGCAAACTACTAAACTAGTTGTCAGGTGATTCTCCTCCCCAAGGccaagtagtaataataataactttgatTTAAATGTAGCACCATTCACATCAGTGCTCCAAGGCGATGCACAATCAAGATGTCCAAGACGCAAATTAATTTataaacttaaatacaaacaagacaaaagtAGAAATTTCCAAATACATTGATAAACGTTGTAAGCAtcaaaacaagataaaaaaaatctcagttcACATTTCAAAACCTAGGAAGCCTAAGAAGAGAAGACGGCcaaaaagaggtacattttgAGAAGTTTTAAACTGAGAAACTGAAGTAGAATTTCGACTGCAACTGGGCAGTTCCATAAAGAAGGGGCAATGCAACTAAAGCTATGCCTACCAAGAGTAATACATTAAGGTGAAATACATTTAAGAAG is a genomic window of Polyodon spathula isolate WHYD16114869_AA chromosome 6, ASM1765450v1, whole genome shotgun sequence containing:
- the adi1 gene encoding 1,2-dihydroxy-3-keto-5-methylthiopentene dioxygenase; translated protein: MVEAWYMDDSSEDQRTPHRLEPNKSVSLQELEKLGVSYWKLDADNYKTDPKLAKIREERGYSYEDIIAIHKDTLPNYEEKLKIFYTEHLHTDDEIRYILDGSGYFDVRAKDEKWIRIAMEKGDMITLPAGIYHRFTLDQNNYTKAMRFFVGEPVWTAHNRPADHFDCRKEYLNKIATVVAP